In a genomic window of Glycine max cultivar Williams 82 chromosome 13, Glycine_max_v4.0, whole genome shotgun sequence:
- the LOC100785315 gene encoding structural maintenance of chromosomes protein 1 isoform X1 yields the protein MPSLLSPGKIHCLEVENFKSYKGFQVIGPFYDFTAILGPNGAGKSNLMDAISFVLGVRTGQLRGAQLKDLIYAFDDREKEQKGRRAFVRLVYHLANSTEIKFTRTITSAGASEYRIDESLVNWDTYNNRLKSLGILVKARNFLVFQGDVESIASKNPKELTALVEQISGSDECKRDYEQFEEEKGAAEEKSALVYQKKKTVVMERKQKKEQKEEAEKHLCLQQELKSMKGEHFLWKLFNIHNDYAETIKDLEDEEKSREGVVKELEYFESEASKKKKEQAKYLKEIALREKRIAEKSNKLDKSQPELLKLKEEMTRITSKIKKGKKELDKKKVERTKHDADIALLQNDIQDLTAKMADLQEKGRDVDDELDLQGNDLEEYFRIKEEAGMKTAKLREEKELLDRKLNADSEAQKNLEENLQQLRNRESELNSQEEQMRARLEKILDNSAKNKVGLENLKKELRVMQDKHRDSKKKYENLKLKIGELENQLRELKADRYENERDVRLSQAVETLKRLFQGVHGRMTDLCRPTQKKYNLAVTVAMGKFMDAVVVDNEKTGKECIKYLKDQRLPPQTFIPLESVRVKPIMERLRTLGGTAKLIFDVIQFDPSLEKAILFAVGNTLVCDDLEEAKILSWSGERFKVVTVDGILLTKSGTMTGGTSGGMEARSKQWDDKKIEGLNKKKEQYESELEELGSIRDMHLKESEASGKISGLEKKIQYAEIEKRSIEDKLSNLSQEKKTIKERIECISPELQKLNDAVNKSNADVRKLERRINEITDRIYRDFSKSVGVANIREYEENRLKAAQSIAEERLNLSSQLSKLKYQLEYEQNRDMTSRIQELEASLGTLEKDLKRVQDREAAAKLAAENATEEINQLKEEAKEWKSKSEDCEKEIQEWKKKASAATTNISKLNRLIHSKEAQIDQLNVQKQEILEKCELEQISLPVILDPMDTDISVPGPSFDFHQLNRALKDRRHSDRDKIEVEFKQKMDALISEIERTAPNLKALDQYEALLEKERVVTEEFEAVRKEEREKTQRFNEVKQRRYHLFMDAFTHISGNIDKIYKQLTKSNTHPLGGTAYLNLENDDDPFLHGIKYTAMPPTKRFRDMEQLSGGEKTVAALALLFSIHSYKPSPFFILDEVDAALDNLNVAKVAGFIRSKSCEGARTSQDADGGNGFQSIVISLKDTFYDKAEALVGVYRDSERGCSRTLTFDLTKYREF from the exons ATGCCGTCGCTACTCTCCCCGGGCAAAATCCACTGCCTCGAGGTGGAGAATTTCAAGTCCTACAAGGGCTTCCAAGTGATCGGTCCCTTCTACGACTTCACCGCCATCCTTGGCCCCAACGGCGCCGGCAAGTCCAACCTCATGGACGCCATCAGCTTCGTCCTCGGCGTCCGCACCGGCCAGCTCCGTGGCGCGCAGCTCAAGGACCTCATCTACGCCTTCGACGACCGCGAGAAGGAGCAGAAAGGCCGCAGAGCTTTCGTCCGCCTCGTCTACCACCTCGCCAACTCCACCGAGATCAAGTTCACTCGCACCATCACCAGCGCCGGCGCCAGCGAGTACCGCATCGACGAATCCCTTGTCAATTGGGACACCTACAACAACAGACTTAAGTCCCTCGGCATTCTCGTCAAAGCTCGCAATTTCTTGGTCTTTCAG GGTGATGTGGAGTCTATTGCGTCGAAGAATCCCAAAGAGCTCACTGCACTGGTGGAACAGATATCCGGCTCTGACGAGTGCAAGAGGGACTATGAGCAGTTTGAGGAGGAAAAAGGTGCTGCTGAGGAAAAATCAGCACTTGTTTATCAGAAAAAGAAGACTGTGGTTATGGAGAGAAAGCAGAAGAAAGAACAGAAGGAAGAAGCAGAGAAGCATCTCTGTCTGCAACAAGAACTG AAATCTATGAAGGGAGAACATTTCTTGTGGAAGTTGTTTAATATACACAACGATTATGCTGAAACAATTAAGGATCTTGAAGATGAGGAAAAAAGTCGTGAAGGTGTTGTTAAAGAACTAGAATACTTCGAAAGTGAAgctagtaaaaagaaaaaagaacaggCCAAATATCTGAAAGAGATTGCACTACGTGAAAAGAGAATTGCTGAGAAAAGCAACAAGCTTGACAAGAGT CAACCTGAGCTTCTGAAGTTAAAGGAGGAAATGACTCGTATcacttcaaaaattaaaaaagggaagaaagagcttgataaaaaaaaggttgaacGAACGAAGCATGATGCTGATATAGCATTACTACAGAATGACATCCAGGATCTTACAGCCAAAATGGCAGACCTTCAGGAAAAGGGACGAGATGTTGATGACGAGCTTGATTTGCAAGGCAATGACTTGGAAGAATATTTTCGCAT CAAAGAGGAAGCTGGGATGAAAACTGCAAAGCTTAGAGAGGAAAAGGAGCTTCTAGATAGGAAACTAAATGCTGATAGTGAAGCTCAAAAGAACTTAGAAGAAAATCTTCAACAGTTAAGAAACAGGGAGTCTGAACTGAATTCACAGGAAGAACAGATGCGAGCAAGGCTTGAAAAAATTCTTGATAATTCTGCAAAAAATAAAGTTGGCcttgaaaacttgaaaaaagAACTACGCGTGATGCAGGACAAACATCGTGATTCCAA gaaaaaatatgaaaatttgaagttaaaaaTTGGTGAATTAGAAAATCAACTACGTGAATTGAAGGCTGATAGATATGAGAATGAGAGAGATGTTAGGTTGTCTCAGGCTGTTGAGACTCTGAAACGCCTGTTTCAAGGAGTTCATGGTCGCATGACTGATCTTTGTAGGCCAACACAAAAGAAGTATAACCTAGCTGTTACCGTTGCTATGGGTAAATTTATGGATGCAGTCGTAGTTGATAATGAAAAGACCGGGAAGGAATGCATCAAG TATTTAAAAGATCAGAGGCTTCCTCCCCAGACATTTATTCCTCTGGAATCAGTTCGGGTGAAGCCAATAATGGAAAGATTGCGCACATTAGGGGGTACAGCAAAACTGATTTTTGACGTGATTCA GTTTGATCCCTCCTTGGAGAAGGCAATTCTCTTTGCTGTTGGGAATACTCTTGTTTGTGATGATCTTGAGGAGGCCAAAATTTTAAGCTGGAGCGGTGAGAGGTTTAAAG TTGTAACTGTGGACGGAATTCTGTTGACAAAATCCGGCACAATGACTGGGGGCACTAGTGGTGGAATGGAAGCAAGGTCAAAACAGTGGGATGACAAGAAAATTGAag GacttaataaaaagaaagagcaGTATGAATCAGAATTGGAAGAGCTAGGATCAATAAGAGATATGCACCTTAAAGAGTCTGAAGCATCTGGAAAAATTAGTGGGCTTGAGAAGAAAATTCAATATGCTGAGATTGAAAAG CGAAGCATTGAagataaactttcaaatttgAGCCAAGAAAAAAAGACCATCAAAGAAAGAATTGAATGCATCAGTCCAGAACTGCAGAAG TTAAATGATGCTGTTAACAAGAGCAATGCAGATGTACGTAAGCTTGAGAGGAGGATAAATGAAATTACTGATAGGATATACAGGGACTTCAGCAAGTCAGTTGGGGTTGCAAACATCCGTGAGTATGAAGAAAATCGACTCAAGGCTGCTCAAAGTATAGCAGAGGAGAGGCTGAACCTGAGTAGCcaactttcaaaattaaaatatca GTTGGAGTATGAGCAAAATCGGGATATGACTTCACGAATTCAAGAATTGGAAGCTTCTCTTGGCACTTTAGAGAAAGATTTAAAACGTGTACAGGACAGAGAGGCTGCAGCAAAGTTAGCAGCTGAGAATGCTACAGAAGAGATTAATCAGCTTAAGGAGGAAGCTAAAG AGTGGAAATCAAAGTCAGAAGATTGTGAAAAGGAAATCCAAGAGTGGAAAAAGAAAGCTTCTGCAGCCACAACAAACATATCCAAACTTAATCGTCTGATACACTCTAAG GAGGCACAGATTGATCAGTTGAATGTGCAAAAGCAGGAGATATTAGAAAAGTGTGAACTAGAACAGATTAGCCTCCCAGTCATACTGGATCCTATGGATACTGATATCTCAGTTCCAGGTCCATCTTTTGATTTTCATCAACTAAATAGGGCACTGAAAGATAGGAGACACTCAGATAGGGATAAAATTGAGGTAGAGTTTAAGCAAAAAATGGATGCCTTGATATCTGAAATTGAAAGAACTGCACCAAATTTGAAGGCATTAGACCAATATGAAGCTCTGCTAGAAAAAGAGAGAGTTGTAACTGAAGAGTTTGAAGCTGTCAGGAAAGAGGAGAGGGAAAAAACACAGAGATTCAATGAGGTTAAGCAGAGAAG GTACCACTTGTTCATGGATGCTTTCACCCATATATCTggtaatatagataaaatttacaaacaaCTTACAAAGAGCAACACGCATCCACTGGGTGGAACAGCATACCTAAACTTGGAAAATGATGATGATCCCTTTCTACATGGCATCAAGTACACTGCTATGCCCCCAACAAAGCGCTTCCGTGATATGGAGCAGCTATCTGGTGGGGAAAAGACAGTTGCTGCACTTGCATTGCTATTCTCCATCCATAG TTATAAGCCTTCACCATTCTTTATATTGGACGAAGTTGATGCTGCATTGGACAACTTGAATGTTGCCAAGGTTGCTGGCTTTATTCGTTCAAAATCTTGTGAAGGAGCAAGGACTAGTCAGGATGCTGATGGTGGAAATGGTTTTCAGAGTATAGTGATATCACTGAAAGACACCTTTTATGACAAAGCCGAAGCATTAGTTGGGGTTTACAGAGACTCTGAAAGAGG CTGTTCGAGAACTCTCACATTTGATTTGACTAAATACCGAGAGTTCTAA
- the LOC100785315 gene encoding structural maintenance of chromosomes protein 1 isoform X3 translates to MPSLLSPGKIHCLEVENFKSYKGFQVIGPFYDFTAILGPNGAGKSNLMDAISFVLGVRTGQLRGAQLKDLIYAFDDREKEQKGRRAFVRLVYHLANSTEIKFTRTITSAGASEYRIDESLVNWDTYNNRLKSLGILVKARNFLVFQGDVESIASKNPKELTALVEQISGSDECKRDYEQFEEEKGAAEEKSALVYQKKKTVVMERKQKKEQKEEAEKHLCLQQELKSMKGEHFLWKLFNIHNDYAETIKDLEDEEKSREGVVKELEYFESEASKKKKEQAKYLKEIALREKRIAEKSNKLDKSQPELLKLKEEMTRITSKIKKGKKELDKKKVERTKHDADIALLQNDIQDLTAKMADLQEKGRDVDDELDLQGNDLEEYFRIKEEAGMKTAKLREEKELLDRKLNADSEAQKNLEENLQQLRNRESELNSQEEQMRARLEKILDNSAKNKVGLENLKKELRVMQDKHRDSKKKYENLKLKIGELENQLRELKADRYENERDVRLSQAVETLKRLFQGVHGRMTDLCRPTQKKYNLAVTVAMGKFMDAVVVDNEKTGKECIKYLKDQRLPPQTFIPLESVRVKPIMERLRTLGGTAKLIFDVIQFDPSLEKAILFAVGNTLVCDDLEEAKILSWSGERFKVVTVDGILLTKSGTMTGGTSGGMEARSKQWDDKKIEGLNKKKEQYESELEELGSIRDMHLKESEASGKISGLEKKIQYAEIEKRSIEDKLSNLSQEKKTIKERIECISPELQKLNDAVNKSNADVRKLERRINEITDRIYRDFSKSVGVANIREYEENRLKAAQSIAEERLNLSSQLSKLKYQLEYEQNRDMTSRIQELEASLGTLEKDLKRVQDREAAAKLAAENATEEINQLKEEAKEWKSKSEDCEKEIQEWKKKASAATTNISKLNRLIHSKEAQIDQLNVQKQEILEKCELEQISLPVILDPMDTDISVPGPSFDFHQLNRALKDRRHSDRDKIEVEFKQKMDALISEIERTAPNLKALDQYEALLEKERVVTEEFEAVRKEEREKTQRFNEVKQRSLCWMQVPLVHGCFHPYIW, encoded by the exons ATGCCGTCGCTACTCTCCCCGGGCAAAATCCACTGCCTCGAGGTGGAGAATTTCAAGTCCTACAAGGGCTTCCAAGTGATCGGTCCCTTCTACGACTTCACCGCCATCCTTGGCCCCAACGGCGCCGGCAAGTCCAACCTCATGGACGCCATCAGCTTCGTCCTCGGCGTCCGCACCGGCCAGCTCCGTGGCGCGCAGCTCAAGGACCTCATCTACGCCTTCGACGACCGCGAGAAGGAGCAGAAAGGCCGCAGAGCTTTCGTCCGCCTCGTCTACCACCTCGCCAACTCCACCGAGATCAAGTTCACTCGCACCATCACCAGCGCCGGCGCCAGCGAGTACCGCATCGACGAATCCCTTGTCAATTGGGACACCTACAACAACAGACTTAAGTCCCTCGGCATTCTCGTCAAAGCTCGCAATTTCTTGGTCTTTCAG GGTGATGTGGAGTCTATTGCGTCGAAGAATCCCAAAGAGCTCACTGCACTGGTGGAACAGATATCCGGCTCTGACGAGTGCAAGAGGGACTATGAGCAGTTTGAGGAGGAAAAAGGTGCTGCTGAGGAAAAATCAGCACTTGTTTATCAGAAAAAGAAGACTGTGGTTATGGAGAGAAAGCAGAAGAAAGAACAGAAGGAAGAAGCAGAGAAGCATCTCTGTCTGCAACAAGAACTG AAATCTATGAAGGGAGAACATTTCTTGTGGAAGTTGTTTAATATACACAACGATTATGCTGAAACAATTAAGGATCTTGAAGATGAGGAAAAAAGTCGTGAAGGTGTTGTTAAAGAACTAGAATACTTCGAAAGTGAAgctagtaaaaagaaaaaagaacaggCCAAATATCTGAAAGAGATTGCACTACGTGAAAAGAGAATTGCTGAGAAAAGCAACAAGCTTGACAAGAGT CAACCTGAGCTTCTGAAGTTAAAGGAGGAAATGACTCGTATcacttcaaaaattaaaaaagggaagaaagagcttgataaaaaaaaggttgaacGAACGAAGCATGATGCTGATATAGCATTACTACAGAATGACATCCAGGATCTTACAGCCAAAATGGCAGACCTTCAGGAAAAGGGACGAGATGTTGATGACGAGCTTGATTTGCAAGGCAATGACTTGGAAGAATATTTTCGCAT CAAAGAGGAAGCTGGGATGAAAACTGCAAAGCTTAGAGAGGAAAAGGAGCTTCTAGATAGGAAACTAAATGCTGATAGTGAAGCTCAAAAGAACTTAGAAGAAAATCTTCAACAGTTAAGAAACAGGGAGTCTGAACTGAATTCACAGGAAGAACAGATGCGAGCAAGGCTTGAAAAAATTCTTGATAATTCTGCAAAAAATAAAGTTGGCcttgaaaacttgaaaaaagAACTACGCGTGATGCAGGACAAACATCGTGATTCCAA gaaaaaatatgaaaatttgaagttaaaaaTTGGTGAATTAGAAAATCAACTACGTGAATTGAAGGCTGATAGATATGAGAATGAGAGAGATGTTAGGTTGTCTCAGGCTGTTGAGACTCTGAAACGCCTGTTTCAAGGAGTTCATGGTCGCATGACTGATCTTTGTAGGCCAACACAAAAGAAGTATAACCTAGCTGTTACCGTTGCTATGGGTAAATTTATGGATGCAGTCGTAGTTGATAATGAAAAGACCGGGAAGGAATGCATCAAG TATTTAAAAGATCAGAGGCTTCCTCCCCAGACATTTATTCCTCTGGAATCAGTTCGGGTGAAGCCAATAATGGAAAGATTGCGCACATTAGGGGGTACAGCAAAACTGATTTTTGACGTGATTCA GTTTGATCCCTCCTTGGAGAAGGCAATTCTCTTTGCTGTTGGGAATACTCTTGTTTGTGATGATCTTGAGGAGGCCAAAATTTTAAGCTGGAGCGGTGAGAGGTTTAAAG TTGTAACTGTGGACGGAATTCTGTTGACAAAATCCGGCACAATGACTGGGGGCACTAGTGGTGGAATGGAAGCAAGGTCAAAACAGTGGGATGACAAGAAAATTGAag GacttaataaaaagaaagagcaGTATGAATCAGAATTGGAAGAGCTAGGATCAATAAGAGATATGCACCTTAAAGAGTCTGAAGCATCTGGAAAAATTAGTGGGCTTGAGAAGAAAATTCAATATGCTGAGATTGAAAAG CGAAGCATTGAagataaactttcaaatttgAGCCAAGAAAAAAAGACCATCAAAGAAAGAATTGAATGCATCAGTCCAGAACTGCAGAAG TTAAATGATGCTGTTAACAAGAGCAATGCAGATGTACGTAAGCTTGAGAGGAGGATAAATGAAATTACTGATAGGATATACAGGGACTTCAGCAAGTCAGTTGGGGTTGCAAACATCCGTGAGTATGAAGAAAATCGACTCAAGGCTGCTCAAAGTATAGCAGAGGAGAGGCTGAACCTGAGTAGCcaactttcaaaattaaaatatca GTTGGAGTATGAGCAAAATCGGGATATGACTTCACGAATTCAAGAATTGGAAGCTTCTCTTGGCACTTTAGAGAAAGATTTAAAACGTGTACAGGACAGAGAGGCTGCAGCAAAGTTAGCAGCTGAGAATGCTACAGAAGAGATTAATCAGCTTAAGGAGGAAGCTAAAG AGTGGAAATCAAAGTCAGAAGATTGTGAAAAGGAAATCCAAGAGTGGAAAAAGAAAGCTTCTGCAGCCACAACAAACATATCCAAACTTAATCGTCTGATACACTCTAAG GAGGCACAGATTGATCAGTTGAATGTGCAAAAGCAGGAGATATTAGAAAAGTGTGAACTAGAACAGATTAGCCTCCCAGTCATACTGGATCCTATGGATACTGATATCTCAGTTCCAGGTCCATCTTTTGATTTTCATCAACTAAATAGGGCACTGAAAGATAGGAGACACTCAGATAGGGATAAAATTGAGGTAGAGTTTAAGCAAAAAATGGATGCCTTGATATCTGAAATTGAAAGAACTGCACCAAATTTGAAGGCATTAGACCAATATGAAGCTCTGCTAGAAAAAGAGAGAGTTGTAACTGAAGAGTTTGAAGCTGTCAGGAAAGAGGAGAGGGAAAAAACACAGAGATTCAATGAGGTTAAGCAGAGAAG TTTGTGTTGGATGCAGGTACCACTTGTTCATGGATGCTTTCACCCATATATCTggtaa
- the LOC100785315 gene encoding structural maintenance of chromosomes protein 1 isoform X2: MPSLLSPGKIHCLEVENFKSYKGFQVIGPFYDFTAILGPNGAGKSNLMDAISFVLGVRTGQLRGAQLKDLIYAFDDREKEQKGRRAFVRLVYHLANSTEIKFTRTITSAGASEYRIDESLVNWDTYNNRLKSLGILVKARNFLVFQGDVESIASKNPKELTALVEQISGSDECKRDYEQFEEEKGAAEEKSALVYQKKKTVVMERKQKKEQKEEAEKHLCLQQELKSMKGEHFLWKLFNIHNDYAETIKDLEDEEKSREGVVKELEYFESEASKKKKEQAKYLKEIALREKRIAEKSNKLDKSQPELLKLKEEMTRITSKIKKGKKELDKKKVERTKHDADIALLQNDIQDLTAKMADLQEKGRDVDDELDLQGNDLEEYFRIKEEAGMKTAKLREEKELLDRKLNADSEAQKNLEENLQQLRNRESELNSQEEQMRARLEKILDNSAKNKVGLENLKKELRVMQDKHRDSKKKYENLKLKIGELENQLRELKADRYENERDVRLSQAVETLKRLFQGVHGRMTDLCRPTQKKYNLAVTVAMGKFMDAVVVDNEKTGKECIKYLKDQRLPPQTFIPLESVRVKPIMERLRTLGGTAKLIFDVIQFDPSLEKAILFAVGNTLVCDDLEEAKILSWSGERFKVVTVDGILLTKSGTMTGGTSGGMEARSKQWDDKKIEGLNKKKEQYESELEELGSIRDMHLKESEASGKISGLEKKIQYAEIEKRSIEDKLSNLSQEKKTIKERIECISPELQKLNDAVNKSNADVRKLERRINEITDRIYRDFSKSVGVANIREYEENRLKAAQSIAEERLNLSSQLSKLKYQLEYEQNRDMTSRIQELEASLGTLEKDLKRVQDREAAAKLAAENATEEINQLKEEAKEWKSKSEDCEKEIQEWKKKASAATTNISKLNRLIHSKEAQIDQLNVQKQEILEKCELEQISLPVILDPMDTDISVPGPSFDFHQLNRALKDRRHSDRDKIEVEFKQKMDALISEIERTAPNLKALDQYEALLEKERVVTEEFEAVRKEEREKTQRFNEVKQRRGCLTSHNLLCHYSILGVVTHSLASTIYYFGITS; the protein is encoded by the exons ATGCCGTCGCTACTCTCCCCGGGCAAAATCCACTGCCTCGAGGTGGAGAATTTCAAGTCCTACAAGGGCTTCCAAGTGATCGGTCCCTTCTACGACTTCACCGCCATCCTTGGCCCCAACGGCGCCGGCAAGTCCAACCTCATGGACGCCATCAGCTTCGTCCTCGGCGTCCGCACCGGCCAGCTCCGTGGCGCGCAGCTCAAGGACCTCATCTACGCCTTCGACGACCGCGAGAAGGAGCAGAAAGGCCGCAGAGCTTTCGTCCGCCTCGTCTACCACCTCGCCAACTCCACCGAGATCAAGTTCACTCGCACCATCACCAGCGCCGGCGCCAGCGAGTACCGCATCGACGAATCCCTTGTCAATTGGGACACCTACAACAACAGACTTAAGTCCCTCGGCATTCTCGTCAAAGCTCGCAATTTCTTGGTCTTTCAG GGTGATGTGGAGTCTATTGCGTCGAAGAATCCCAAAGAGCTCACTGCACTGGTGGAACAGATATCCGGCTCTGACGAGTGCAAGAGGGACTATGAGCAGTTTGAGGAGGAAAAAGGTGCTGCTGAGGAAAAATCAGCACTTGTTTATCAGAAAAAGAAGACTGTGGTTATGGAGAGAAAGCAGAAGAAAGAACAGAAGGAAGAAGCAGAGAAGCATCTCTGTCTGCAACAAGAACTG AAATCTATGAAGGGAGAACATTTCTTGTGGAAGTTGTTTAATATACACAACGATTATGCTGAAACAATTAAGGATCTTGAAGATGAGGAAAAAAGTCGTGAAGGTGTTGTTAAAGAACTAGAATACTTCGAAAGTGAAgctagtaaaaagaaaaaagaacaggCCAAATATCTGAAAGAGATTGCACTACGTGAAAAGAGAATTGCTGAGAAAAGCAACAAGCTTGACAAGAGT CAACCTGAGCTTCTGAAGTTAAAGGAGGAAATGACTCGTATcacttcaaaaattaaaaaagggaagaaagagcttgataaaaaaaaggttgaacGAACGAAGCATGATGCTGATATAGCATTACTACAGAATGACATCCAGGATCTTACAGCCAAAATGGCAGACCTTCAGGAAAAGGGACGAGATGTTGATGACGAGCTTGATTTGCAAGGCAATGACTTGGAAGAATATTTTCGCAT CAAAGAGGAAGCTGGGATGAAAACTGCAAAGCTTAGAGAGGAAAAGGAGCTTCTAGATAGGAAACTAAATGCTGATAGTGAAGCTCAAAAGAACTTAGAAGAAAATCTTCAACAGTTAAGAAACAGGGAGTCTGAACTGAATTCACAGGAAGAACAGATGCGAGCAAGGCTTGAAAAAATTCTTGATAATTCTGCAAAAAATAAAGTTGGCcttgaaaacttgaaaaaagAACTACGCGTGATGCAGGACAAACATCGTGATTCCAA gaaaaaatatgaaaatttgaagttaaaaaTTGGTGAATTAGAAAATCAACTACGTGAATTGAAGGCTGATAGATATGAGAATGAGAGAGATGTTAGGTTGTCTCAGGCTGTTGAGACTCTGAAACGCCTGTTTCAAGGAGTTCATGGTCGCATGACTGATCTTTGTAGGCCAACACAAAAGAAGTATAACCTAGCTGTTACCGTTGCTATGGGTAAATTTATGGATGCAGTCGTAGTTGATAATGAAAAGACCGGGAAGGAATGCATCAAG TATTTAAAAGATCAGAGGCTTCCTCCCCAGACATTTATTCCTCTGGAATCAGTTCGGGTGAAGCCAATAATGGAAAGATTGCGCACATTAGGGGGTACAGCAAAACTGATTTTTGACGTGATTCA GTTTGATCCCTCCTTGGAGAAGGCAATTCTCTTTGCTGTTGGGAATACTCTTGTTTGTGATGATCTTGAGGAGGCCAAAATTTTAAGCTGGAGCGGTGAGAGGTTTAAAG TTGTAACTGTGGACGGAATTCTGTTGACAAAATCCGGCACAATGACTGGGGGCACTAGTGGTGGAATGGAAGCAAGGTCAAAACAGTGGGATGACAAGAAAATTGAag GacttaataaaaagaaagagcaGTATGAATCAGAATTGGAAGAGCTAGGATCAATAAGAGATATGCACCTTAAAGAGTCTGAAGCATCTGGAAAAATTAGTGGGCTTGAGAAGAAAATTCAATATGCTGAGATTGAAAAG CGAAGCATTGAagataaactttcaaatttgAGCCAAGAAAAAAAGACCATCAAAGAAAGAATTGAATGCATCAGTCCAGAACTGCAGAAG TTAAATGATGCTGTTAACAAGAGCAATGCAGATGTACGTAAGCTTGAGAGGAGGATAAATGAAATTACTGATAGGATATACAGGGACTTCAGCAAGTCAGTTGGGGTTGCAAACATCCGTGAGTATGAAGAAAATCGACTCAAGGCTGCTCAAAGTATAGCAGAGGAGAGGCTGAACCTGAGTAGCcaactttcaaaattaaaatatca GTTGGAGTATGAGCAAAATCGGGATATGACTTCACGAATTCAAGAATTGGAAGCTTCTCTTGGCACTTTAGAGAAAGATTTAAAACGTGTACAGGACAGAGAGGCTGCAGCAAAGTTAGCAGCTGAGAATGCTACAGAAGAGATTAATCAGCTTAAGGAGGAAGCTAAAG AGTGGAAATCAAAGTCAGAAGATTGTGAAAAGGAAATCCAAGAGTGGAAAAAGAAAGCTTCTGCAGCCACAACAAACATATCCAAACTTAATCGTCTGATACACTCTAAG GAGGCACAGATTGATCAGTTGAATGTGCAAAAGCAGGAGATATTAGAAAAGTGTGAACTAGAACAGATTAGCCTCCCAGTCATACTGGATCCTATGGATACTGATATCTCAGTTCCAGGTCCATCTTTTGATTTTCATCAACTAAATAGGGCACTGAAAGATAGGAGACACTCAGATAGGGATAAAATTGAGGTAGAGTTTAAGCAAAAAATGGATGCCTTGATATCTGAAATTGAAAGAACTGCACCAAATTTGAAGGCATTAGACCAATATGAAGCTCTGCTAGAAAAAGAGAGAGTTGTAACTGAAGAGTTTGAAGCTGTCAGGAAAGAGGAGAGGGAAAAAACACAGAGATTCAATGAGGTTAAGCAGAGAAG GGGCTGCCTCACAAGTCACAATCTACTATGCCACTATAGCATTTTGGGGGTGGTCACCCATTCACTGGCTTCCACCATTTACTATTTTGGCATCACATCATAG